A genomic segment from Lignipirellula cremea encodes:
- a CDS encoding twin-arginine translocation signal domain-containing protein, which translates to MNDHDIPASENASESSACDRRTALKTATALAAGAAIGVSPVVSAAESTAGVDLQPRPWVKIRGIYGGFPDQFLDAGKTPADYGVNAVWVGSGSLKADQIARYHDLGLKVFAEFNSMHATGYLEKHPDAAPIGPDGKPSPAPHGWQGVSPFHAGYQQDRRDEFRRVLREFKIDGIWLDYHHSHASWERDEPLMPDTDFSPAALRLFREQTGIALPDNTAAAAKLLLGEHREAWTDFRCAMFTDWVREYRKILDEERPSALLGTFHCPWSPDEYDGALRRKLAIDLPAQAPYLDVFSIMPYHARFGHVQDPAWIARQTAALGKRLKLRGEPGEKQQIWPIVQLADWGETVAVDQVAAAIDYGSRQPATGLMIFHWSGVSKEPAKIEAMRKAYLAIQPR; encoded by the coding sequence ATGAACGACCACGACATTCCTGCTTCCGAGAACGCTTCCGAGTCCTCCGCTTGCGATCGTCGCACGGCCCTCAAAACGGCGACCGCTCTCGCCGCAGGCGCCGCGATCGGCGTCAGTCCCGTGGTGTCCGCTGCGGAGTCGACGGCGGGCGTGGATCTGCAGCCGCGGCCCTGGGTGAAGATCCGCGGGATTTATGGCGGCTTTCCGGATCAGTTCCTTGATGCGGGCAAAACGCCTGCCGACTACGGCGTGAATGCGGTCTGGGTTGGATCCGGCAGCCTGAAGGCCGACCAGATTGCCCGTTATCATGATCTGGGTCTGAAAGTGTTCGCCGAGTTCAACTCGATGCATGCGACCGGCTATCTGGAAAAACATCCCGACGCCGCGCCGATTGGACCCGACGGCAAGCCCTCCCCGGCGCCGCATGGCTGGCAAGGGGTCAGCCCGTTCCATGCGGGCTATCAACAGGATCGGCGGGACGAATTCCGACGCGTGCTGCGGGAGTTCAAAATTGACGGGATCTGGCTCGACTACCACCACTCCCATGCCAGCTGGGAAAGGGACGAACCGTTGATGCCCGACACCGACTTTTCCCCGGCAGCGTTGCGCCTGTTCCGCGAGCAGACAGGCATCGCCTTGCCCGACAACACGGCAGCGGCCGCCAAACTTTTGCTGGGCGAACATCGGGAAGCGTGGACCGATTTCCGCTGTGCGATGTTTACCGACTGGGTCCGCGAGTATCGGAAGATTCTGGACGAAGAACGTCCGTCCGCCTTGCTGGGAACGTTCCATTGCCCCTGGTCGCCCGACGAATACGACGGCGCCCTGCGGCGTAAACTGGCGATCGACCTGCCGGCCCAGGCGCCGTATCTGGACGTGTTCAGCATCATGCCTTACCACGCTCGCTTCGGGCATGTGCAGGACCCGGCCTGGATTGCCCGGCAAACGGCCGCCCTGGGCAAGCGGCTGAAGTTGCGTGGGGAACCGGGCGAGAAGCAGCAGATCTGGCCGATCGTGCAGCTGGCCGACTGGGGGGAAACGGTCGCCGTCGACCAGGTCGCCGCGGCGATCGACTATGGTTCCCGCCAGCCGGCCACCGGCCTGATGATCTTCCACTGGAGCGGCGTCTCCAAAGAGCCCGCCAAGATCGAAGCGATGCGAAAGGCGTACCTGGCAATCCAGCCGCGTTAA